A single region of the Salvia miltiorrhiza cultivar Shanhuang (shh) chromosome 8, IMPLAD_Smil_shh, whole genome shotgun sequence genome encodes:
- the LOC130999137 gene encoding K(+) efflux antiporter 2, chloroplastic-like, which produces MDATCSLSRSNVLYGGEAAGCRAPETFNLATSLKYKRICRNLFGDLRLYSETRSPKKLKKSCARCVSSASRRTLNEGSLWQWRYNSSGSSLYNSRNLISISKRVGMSWCQGSESVAYLNGNGRDADVVKTDEDEAGLESIASGDIGEEEGHEAPSLDELREALQKALKDLEVARLSSAMFEEKAQQLSETAIALKDEATNAWDDVNRALGNIEDVINEETISKEEVQKAILALSLAQERLNVAVESLKIAKEKNGYPNASNEIDPEDDIGKDGSSDDELVLASQEDVRNCQDHLEKCEAEFRRVQSRKEELQKEVDRLNVAAEKAQIKASKAEEDVANIMLLAEQAVANELEAEQRADDADIALQRAEKKLALSSTENVDSAVEGTNSLEVSQGSTADGVVEVAELLGHLRDRQPDESSLSYESDKENGKLTVELLKDSEADNEKLKSIQSKVQEMQKESTKESSSLSAPKALLKKSSRFFSASFFSSTADEEEFTPGSVFHGLVESAKKQLPKLVFGSLLVGAGVIFYINRGERIKQLFQQPDIITTGIDEVSTTAKPLVREIRKLPAKLKKLMEMIPHQEINEEEASLFDMLWLLLASVIFVPLFQKIPGGSPVLGYLAAGILIGPYGLSIIRNVHATKAIAEFGVVFLLFNIGLELSVERLSSMKKYVFGLGSAQVLVTAVVVGLIAHHTAGLAGPAAIVIGNGLALSSTAVVLQVLQERGESTSRHGRATFSVLLFQDLAVVVLLILIPLVSPSSSKGGIGFQAIAEALGLAAVKAVVAISAIIAGGRLLLRPIYKQIAENKNAEIFSACTLLVILGTSLLTARAGLSMALGAFLAGLLLAETEFSLQVESDIAPYRGLLLGLFFMTVGMSIDPKLLASNFPVITGTLALLIAGKTILVALVGKLFGISIVSAIRVGLLLAPGGEFAFVAFGEAVNQGIMSSQMSSLLFLVVGISMAMTPWLAAGGQLIASRFELHDVRNLLPDESETDDLQDHIIICGFGRVGQIIAQLLSERLIPFVALDVRSDRVAVGRALDLPVYFGDAGSREVLHKVGAERACAAAITLDSPGANYRTVWALSKYYPNVKTFVRAHDVDHGLNLEKAGATAVVPETLEPSLQLAAAVLAQAKLPMSEIVTTINEFRSRHLSELTELSETSGSSLGYGFSQTISKPKPQADAPDENQLPEGAVAI; this is translated from the exons ATGGATGCCACATGTAGTTTGTCTCGGTCAAATGTGCTTTATGGAGGTGAAGCAGCTGGCTGCAGGGCACCGGAAACATTCAATTTGGCGACAAGTTTGAAGTATAAGCGTATCTGCCGTAACTTGTTTGGGGATTTGAGACTTTATTCAGAAACTCGTTCACcaaagaagttgaagaagagctGTGCGCGCTGTGTTAGTTCGGCCAGTCGTCGAACTCTCAATGAGGGCAGTCTCTGGCAGTGGCGTTACAATTCTAGTGGTTCTTCCTTATACAACTCtagaaatcttattagtatttcAAAGCGTGTGGGTATGTCATGGTGTCAGGGAAGTGAATCAGTAGCTTATCTAAATGGAAATGGCAGAGATGCGGATGTCGTTAAGACTGATGAGGATGAGGCCGGCCTTGAATCTATTGCCTCTGGTGATATTGGCGAGGAGGAAGGACATGAGGCTCCTAGTTTGGATGAACTGAGGGAAGCTTTGCAGAAGGCATTGAAAGATTTAGAAGTTGCACGACTAAGCAGTGCAATGTTTGAGGAGAAAGCTCAGCAATTATCAGAAACTGCTATAGCACTCAAGGATGAAGCTACAAATGCGTGGGATGATGTAAATAGAGCCCTTGGTAACATCGAAGATGTTATAAACGAAGAGACTATCAGCAAAGAAGAAGTTCAGAAAGCAATACTGGCCCTTTCTTTAGCCCAGGAAAGACTCAATGTGGCTGTTGAGTCATTGAAAATTGCAAAAGAAAAGAATGGATATCCAAATGCTTCTAATGAAATTGATCCTGAGGACGATATTGGAAAGGATGGTTCAAGTGACGATGAATTGGTCTTGGCTTCTCAGGAGGATGTAAGAAACTGTCAAGATCATTTAGAGAAATGTGAGGCTGAGTTCAGAAGGGTGCAAAGCAGAAAAGAAGAATTACAAAAGGAAGTAGACCGTTTGAATGTAGCTGCAGAGAAAGCACAGATTAAGGCTTCTAAAGCAGAGGAAGATGTGGCAAACATTATGCTTTTAGCGGAGCAAGCTGTAGCTAACGAACTTGAGGCTGAACAACGTGCTGATGATGCTGATATTGCATTGCAGAGGGCAGAAAAAAAACTTGCCCTGTCTAGCACTGAGAATGTGGACTCTGCTGTTGAGGGAACCAACAGTTTagaagtatctcaaggaagtaCTGCAGATGGTGTTGTTGAAGTTGCAGAGTTACTTGGACACCTACGAGATAGACAGCCTGATGAGTCAAGTTTGTCGTATGAGAGTGACAAAGAGAATGGAAAGTTAACTGTGGAGTTACTCAAGGACAGTGAAGCAGATAATGAGAAGTTAAAATCTATTCAAAGTAAGGTACAAGAGATGCAGAAGGAATCCACAAAGGAGAGTTCTTCTTTAAGTGCTCCAAAAGCATTACTGAAGAAATCATCTCGGTTCTTTTCTGCATCATTCTTCTCTTCTACAGCAGATGAGGAAGAGTTCACACCAGGTTCAGTTTTCCATGGCCTTGTGGAGTCTGCAAAAAAGCAATTGCCTAAGCTGGTTTTTGGGTCACTACTTGTAGGAGCAGG AGTTATCTTTTACATCAATCGGGGTGAAAGGATTAAGCAGCTATTTCAACAGCCAGACATCATCACCACTGGCATTGATGAAGTATCGACTACTGCAAAGCCTCTAGTCCGAGAAATAAGAAAACTTCCAGCAAAACTGAAGAAATTAATGGAGATGATTCCTCATCAAGAG ATAAACGAGGAAGAAGCTTCCCTCTTTGACATGTTGTGGTTACTGCTTGCGAGTGTCATATTTGTGCCTCTTTTCCAGAAAATCCCTGGAG GCAGTCCTGTTCTTGGATATTTGGCTGCTGGAATCTTAATTGGACCTTATGGTCTCTCTATTATTCGCAATGTACATGCAACTAAGGCCATTGCTGAGTTTGGGGTTGTCTTCTTGCTATTTAATATTGGCCTTGAG CTCTCTGTTGAAAGACTAAGTTCAATGAAGAAATATGTGTTTGGATTGGGCTCAGCTCAG GTGCTGGTGACAGCTGTAGTTGTTGGCCTAATTGCTCATCATACTGCTGGTCTGGCTGGTCCTGCTGCAATTGTCATTGGGAATGGCCTTGCATTATCCTCAACTGCTGTTGTCCTTCAG GTATTGCAAGAGCGTGGTGAGAGCACATCACGCCATGGACGAGCTACATTCTCCGTGTTACTTTTCCAG GATTTGGCAGTGGTGGTTTTGCTTATACTGATACCCCTTGTTTCACCTAGTTCATCGAAAGGAGGG ATTGGTTTTCAAGCAATTGCTGAAGCTCTTGGATTGGCTGCCGTGAAGGCAGTTGTTGCCATCTCAGCCATCATTGCAGGAGGACGCTTG CTGCTTCGCCCAATTTATAAGCAAATTGCTGAGAACAAAAATGCAGAAATATTCTCTGCATGTACTCTGCTTGTTATCTTAGGTACTAGTCTCCTAACTGCCAGG GCTGGCCTTTCCATGGCTTTAGGGGCATTTTTAGCTGGACTGCTTCTAGCAGAAACTGAATTCTCCTTGCAGGTGGAATCTGATATTGCTCCCTACCGCGGGCTCCTATTGGGCCTTTTTTTCATGACG GTTGGAATGTCCATTGATCCGAAACTTCTAGCTTCAAATTTCCCAGTTATTACAGGAACACTAGCGCTTCTAATTGCTGGCAAGACCATCTTGGTTGCCCTTGTTGGAAAACTTTTTGGCATTTCAATTGTATCAGCTATAAGAGTTGGTCTTTTACTTGCACCGGGTGGAGAATTTGCTTTTGTAGCCTTTGGTGAAGCTGTTAACCAG GGTATAATGTCCTCACAGATGTCATCACTACTTTTTCTTGTGGTTGGTATTTCGATGGCAATGACTCCATGGTTAGCTGCTGGTGGCCAATTGATAGCATCTCGGTTTGAGCTGCATGATGTTCGAAATCTATTACCCGATGAAAGTGAG ACGGATGATTTGCAAGATCACATAATCATATGCGGTTTTGGACGTGTTGGCCAG ATTATTGCTCAGCTTCTCTCTGAGCGATTAATTCCATTTGTTGCGCTTGATGTCAGGAG TGATCGAGTTGCTGTTGGACGTGCACTTGACCTTCCAGTATACTTTGGTGATGCTGGTAGTCGAGAG GTCCTCCATAAAGTTGGTGCCGAAAGAGCATGTGCAGCAGCAATAACTTTGGATAGTCCTGGAGCTAATTACAGAACTGTTTGGGCTTTAAGCAAGTACTATCCTAATGTCAAGACATTTGTCCGTGCTCATGATGTTGATCACGGCCTCAATTTAGAAAAAGCTGGGGCAACAGCG GTTGTCCCCGAGACTTTGGAGCCCAGTTTGCAATTAGCAGCGGCTGTCCTTGCACAA GCTAAATTACCTATGTCAGAGATAGTTACCACAATCAACGAGTTCAGATCACGCCACCTCTCTGAGCTTACAGAG CTCTCGGAAACCAGTGGAAGCTCTCTTGGGTACGGATTTTCTCAGACGATCAGCAAACCTAAACCCCAGGCAGACGCTCCAGATGAAAACCAGTTACCCGAAGGAGCTGTGGCAATATGA
- the LOC130999139 gene encoding putative pentatricopeptide repeat-containing protein At1g12700, mitochondrial, giving the protein MSRNHAAMILGRIISNSSFNSSTLPFASLHSFLVKPKFNFDNLTHQIRYFYAKPRFNLDNLSHQIRSFSSYPRFNLDNLTHQIRYFSAYHRFDFESIREPNDAVALFRDLMRTEPLPSVKLFSKLLSAVVKMRQYSLALHLIDEMLQRDVPVDHYILSIAIDCYCRLKKPDFGFAILGIFFKRGYEPTVVTFTILIKGLLLVGRIPEAAKVLWKLSVYQLCEPNERTYSTMIDGICKAVGTLKALELLCLLEKEKGICKLDVYSYTAVIDRLCKEGKVDDALQLFSSLGDKGISPNVVTYNSIIEGLCNRRRMDEAEDVLKKMIADKVCPNVVTCNIFVTAWCKDGKVQEAEHMLVSMKEIDVQPDIFIYATLINGYCMEGKMDEARRIFRLAVNSGIKPNINCYNSLMNGYCKKGQIDEVSRLFTIIPYQRLERDVVSYSIMLEALFREGKCEDGLKLFKEMEAQQVSPDIWTYNVLIEGLCINNKVRQAKDLFDKLSSKGMQPNVITYTILIDSFCKEGQMEEAKDLFNELPSKGMRPSVVTYTILIGALCEEGQIECAKDLMTQMVNNGCLPDSVTYNVFVQGLLKRNKMHDAMPLLEEMDSKGFTLDETTLSMLIEPMVREGRDSVLFDKVKKLVPKDLFSK; this is encoded by the coding sequence ATGAGTCGGAATCACGCTGCCATGATTTTGGGAAGAATTATCTCCAATTCTTCTTTCAATTCATCCACTCTCCCCTTTGCTTCTCTACACTCGTTTCTTGTCAAACCCAAATTCAATTTTGATAATCTCACCCACCAAATTAGATACTTCTACGCCAAACCCAGATTCAATCTTGATAATCTCAGCCACCAAATTAGATCCTTCTCCTCCTATCCCAGATTTAATCTTGATAATCTCACCCACCAAATTAGATACTTCTCCGCTTATCATAGATTCGATTTTGAATCTATACGTGAGCCCAATGATGCTGTCGCTCTATTTCGGGATTTGATGAGAACAGAGCCGCTTCCTTCTGTTAAGCTTTTCTCGAAATTGCTGAGTGCTGTGGTCAAGATGAGACAATACTCTCTTGCCCTTCATCTGATCGACGAAATGCTTCAAAGGGATGTTCCTGTAGATCACTACATATTGAGTATTGCGATTGATTGCTACTGCCGACTGAAAAAACCTGATTTTGGGTTTGCAATCTTAGGCATTTTTTTCAAGCGTGGGTACGAGCCTACTGTGGTGACCTTTACCATTCTCATCAAAGGGTTACTGTTGGTTGGAAGGATCCCAGAGGCAGCTAAAGTGTTGTGGAAGCTGTCGGTCTACCAATTATGCGAGCCCAATGAACGTACGTATAGTACTATGATTGATGGGATATGCAAAGCTGTTGGTACTCTCAAAGCGCTGGAATTGCTCTGCttattggaaaaagaaaagggaatcTGCAAACTTGATGTCTATTCTTACACTGCAGTCATTGATCGTCTATGCAAGGAAGGAAAGGTGGACGATGCTCTCCAGCTCTTCTCCTCTTTGGGTGATAAGGGGATTTCACCTAATGTTGTGACATATAATTCAATAATTGAGGGGTTATGCAATAGGAGAAGAATGGATGAGGCTGAAGACGTTTTGAAAAAGATGATTGCTGATAAGGTCTGTCCGAATGTGGTGACATGTAATATCTTTGTGACTGCTTGGTGCAAAGATGGAAAGGTGCAAGAGGCCGAGCATATGTTGGTATCTATGAAGGAGATTGATGTACAACCTGACATTTTCATTTACGCTACATTGATAAATGGGTATTGTATGGAAGGAAAAATGGACGAAGCCAGACGCATTTTCCGATTGGCAGTAAATTCTGGAATCAAGCCCAATATCAATTGCTACAATAGCTTGATGAACGGGTATTGCAAAAAGGGCCAAATCGATGAAGTTTCACGGCTTTTTACCATAATTCCCTACCAAAGGTTAGAGCGCGATGTGGTTTCTTATAGCATAATGCTTGAGGCCTTATTTCGTGAAGGCAAATGTGAAGACGGCTTAAAGCTGTTCAAAGAGATGGAAGCTCAACAAGTGTCTCCTGATATATGGACTTACAATGTTCTCATTGAGGGATTGTGCATTAATAATAAAGTTAGACAAGCGAAGGATCTTTTCGACAAACTCTCCTCCAAAGGTATGCAGCCCAACGTCATAACATATACTATTCTGATTGATTCATTTTGCAAAGAAGGGCAGATGGAGGAGGCTAAGGATCTTTTCAACGAGCTTCCATCCAAAGGTATGCGGCCCAGTGTCGTAACATATACAATCCTTATCGGTGCACTTTGTGAAGAAGGACAGATAGAGTGCGCTAAGGATTTGATGACGCAAATGGTAAACAACGGTTGCTTGCCGGATAGTGTGACATACAATGTTTTTGTTCAAGGTCTTCTGAAAAGGAACAAGATGCATGATGCAATGCCACTGTTGGAAGAGATGGATTCAAAGGGATTCACACTTGACGAAACTACTTTATCAATGTTGATTGAACCTATGGTAAGGGAAGGTAGAGATAGTGTTTTATTTGATAAGGTTAAGAAACTTGTACCGAAGGACCTCTTTTCAAAATAG